Proteins encoded by one window of Nicotiana tabacum cultivar K326 chromosome 10, ASM71507v2, whole genome shotgun sequence:
- the LOC107831726 gene encoding uncharacterized protein LOC107831726 produces MESLTGSSLKGVCLDKIIDKHRGLSLYGKDVGLSKRPEICFLGLSSCKIVNVSSLSIQRKTVQPIFCAPALQSSTDTQTHTQSEESETTDTNQSEPVRVKFQLNKECTFGQHFHIVGDDPVLGSWNPSNAVPLDWSEGHAWTVELDIPSGKPISYKFILKGDAETILWQQGPDRILQTWETKKIITVSEDWDNAELQTIVEQEPAAEQSEESAANPEILIADNLVPPTVVDLEDDINEEKSNEVLAIVAENITEVKEDVNTNLNEDTIIEAKAIGKNGMVFNNEVLSSKEESILVPRETVPVLVPGLTQVLDMDKVIAETSLGSNSEEFNVLLDEVQMNKVVAEGPLGLKSEEFNVPELSSNEEVATDLTHPREIPELMLNVKQEVSGNEDIEKSELVEGGDWPNGKPVEEIFDSDMQWGKRTLQKFFANLGFFKVELEG; encoded by the exons ATGGAGTCCTTAACAGGATCATCTTTAAAAGGGGTTTGTTTGGACAAGATTATAGACAAACACAGAGGTCTGTCTTTGTATGGTAAAGATGTTGGTCTGAGTAAAAGGCCAGAAATTTGCTTTCTTGGACTGTCAAGCTGTAAGATTGTTAATGTCAGCTCACTTTCTATTCAGCGCAAAACCGTTCAACCAATTTTTTGTGCTCCTGCTCTGCAATCATCTACTGACACTCAG ACACATACTCAGAGTGAAGAATCAGAGACAACTGATACAA ATCAATCCGAACCTGTCCGTGTAAAATTTCAATTGAATAAGGAATGCACCTTTGGTCAGCATTTCCACATAGTGGGTGATGATCCAGTTCTTGGTTCATGGAATCCTTCAAATGCAGTGCCACTTGACTGGTCAGAGGGACATGCTTGGACTGTCGAGTTG GATATCCCAAGTGGAAAACCCATCAGCTACAAATTCATTCTGAAAGGAGATGCTGAGACTATCCTGTGGCAACAAGGCCCTGATCGAATTCTTCAAACATGGgaaaccaagaaaataataacaGTTTCTGAAGATTGGGACAATGCTGAGCTGCAGACAATTGTAGAACAGGAACCTGCTGCAGAACAATCCGAAGAATCTGCAGCTAATCCAGAAATTTTAATAGCTGATAATCTGGTTCCACCAACAGTTGTAGACCTAGAAGATGATATAAACGAGGAAAAAAGCAATGAAGTTTTAGCTATAGTCGCAGAAAATATCACTGAAGTAAAAGAGGATGTGAACACTAATCTAAATGAGGACACAATAATAGAAGCAAAAGCTATTGGCAAGAACGGCATGGTATTTAATAATGAAGTGTTAAGCTCAAAAGAGGAGTCAATCCTAGTCCCGCGTGAAACAGTTCCTGTCTTGGTTCCTGGCTTAACCCAAGTTTTGGACATGGACAAAGTTATTGCTGAGACCTCACTTGGATCAAATAGTGAGGAGTTCAATGTGTTGTTGGATGAAGTTCAGATGAATAAAGTTGTTGCTGAGGGCCCACTTGGATTGAAATCTGAAGAGTTCAATGTGCCAGAG TTGAGTTCAAATGAAGAGGTAGCTACTGATTTAACACATCCTAGAGAAATCCCAGAACTGATGCTTAATGTCAAGCAAGAAGTAAGTGGGAATGAAGATATAGAAAAGTCTGAATTAGTGGAAGGAGGAGATTGGCCTAACGGAAAGCCCGTGGAAGAGATATTTGACAGTGATATGCAATGGGGTAAAAGAACACTGCAGAAGTTCTTTGCCAATTTGGGTTTCTTTAAAGTAGAGCTTGAAGGCTGA